GTCGGGTTGCTGGGCCGTGGCCtctggtgcagctgctgctgctggccactctcAGACTGGCCCGTCTCTCCCATCAGTCTGATCCCGTCGGGCAGTTCTTGTTTCTGTCCCTGCTCGTTCTCTACAGAGATGAGAGATGGGACGATCTCTCACCTTGTGTTTTGTGTTTTCTAGTGGTAACATCTAAGCAgcctcctccatgcccccctgctgccccctggtgcccgGAAGGCTGGATCCGGATCCAAGGGAAATGTTACTATTTTTCTAAGGCTGAAGAGAACTGGACCTACAGCCAGAGCTTCTGCTCTTCACACGGTGCCTCCCTGGCCGGGATTGAGAGTCCGCAGGAGCTGGTGAGAAGCCGGTTAGATGCTTTGTGCCAAGCCCAGCGATCGCTGGCACCACAGACAGGGCTGGAGTcaggctgggctcagcccctgtagggcagagaggagcccggGTGCCTCCCAGGCTGGGCAGCCAGAGTCAGTGCGGTTCTGGCAGCTGAATCCTGGCtggacctggggctccagcccctcgaCCCTGCGTCTGCCAGAGCCCAGGTGGGAGACTCGtcctgtgcagagctgggccagCTCAGTCAGCTTCTGGCCAatgggctgcctggggctggagcaggtgagaacctgccccccagctcagcccagccccagggttccctcatgggtggggcaggggaatcCAGCTGGAGGTGAGGTCTGCTTTAGGCCTCTTCCCCTCAGCTTCCCTGCCCTGGTGGCAGGGGTCTGtctgccctccccctgcagctccctctccctcctggccctgctgtgctctgagaAGGGGCTGCTGGGCGGACAGTGACCTTGCAGCTCAATCCCTGCTACATCCAGTAGGTGCCACAGCCCcaaaaaggaggaggggggagggtgaAGGGTTAATACTTATCTGATCCCTTCACCCAGTAACCATGGAAGAGGCCTCTAGAAATCCCCTACTGCCCAAGGTGGGGGAGCAGCATGGAGTCAGGGTCTAACACAGCTGATGCTTTTATTGTGTTTCTAAGGGTTCCTTGCTGCCATACGAAGGCAAACTGGACCACTGGATCGGCCTCCGGAAGGACACGGGCCAGGTCTGGAAATGGGCCGACGGGACCGAGTTTGACCATTGGTGAGTTTTGTCCCCCACCCATTGATCAGAGGCTCTGGAAATGCCCCACTAGCTGCTTTAACGTCCCTTCCTGCCCAAGTGGGGCCTTGTGCTGGTGCAGGAAGGAGGATCCTGAGGGGCTGAGagtgcagctcccctccctgACTTGGGGTGTCTCCCCTGGTCTGTGCCTGGCACGCACTGACTCTAGCTCCAATTGCTTCTGCGTTACAGGTTTCAAATACACGGAGGCGCAGACTGTGCGCAGCTGGAcgaagatttcactgttgtcACATCAAGCTGCAGCACACCAAGAAAATGGATCTGCAGTAAACCTGATAcccctgggaagggagaggagggagcagtgggaggggatTCGTGAACTCAAGGGGAATTAGAGACCAGCTGTGGCAAAGACTTGTTCTAGTCCCCTCCATGGTCCCTCCATGCTGCAGCCTGGTCACCGCacgggtcgatgcggtgagttcgacttcacggagttcgaactatcgcgtctgatctagacgcgatagttcgaactccggaagcgccgcggtcgactccggtactccaccactgcaaacggcggtggtggagtcgacgggggagccgcggagttcgaccccgccgcgtctggacgggtgagtagttcgaattagggtacttcgaattcagctacgctattcccgtagctgaatttgtgtaccctaattcgaaccccctttttagtgtggaccaggccttagtcagtCTGTCTCAGGATTTTATCCAGTCCTAGTCATCAATTACCCTAATGCTGCCATTTGTGACCCTTCTCTGGGGGAGACTGGcgcagtttcagggtaactggaTCTCTATCCCATCTCCGTCAGGTCTCGAGACTCCAGCCCaaaccccggtgccctttaccttggtgttctgcccccagcagtatcCCCACACTCtgatctcccctcccaggggaacccccaaccctttgacccaccttgcctcagtggctactgccagtcatcatctagccccccgGTCACTGGGGCAGacgcagtctgtaatggccaatcattggcaaggggggtaggaccagctgcctctgcctattcccaggctgcacctctgcgGCCCCAGTACCTCTCTtcagcctttaacaaggcctcagGCTGGCGCTCCCCAGCTCCTGTCGCCTCTGCTCTGCTCACTCCAGTACTAGAGTGAGACTGACTTAGCTCCTGGCTCACAGTCCTTGTATAGGGCAAGCTGTGGCCTGatggggcctggccccagctttggctgcttccccagtcagcgTAGCTTTTTCCACCGGAGCGGGATAATAGCCCTGCTacaggcagtggttcccaaacgttAACAACCCGTGAACCCTTTTCATGAAAATGATCAAATCACGCGAACCCcctctaaaaataaatatttccagggattttctcccttacctgagcacaaattacactggtctacaatttttgagaagtcgtctgcttcagagataaaatgtgctatttattatgtattttgatgtgctgaattcaaatatgacaattaaaacaactgattgactactgtttctaagatatttaagtttttacattttatgtctatgtatattgtgtagatagtagagttttaatcataaattgtaaacctaggtcttttcatgtgtttatggttgctttgcatgataatatttcacctgtcctgtttatgtaacactttagataacccttttgctgatttttaactaaaatgtattatgaaacaaaagccaaaaaactattatgtacatggtttagtcctattcagtgtctactcggcgcttcttggcttgtctcttgtattcattaaatggagcatctcttgtcactgtccttTATGAATGAACATTGTTTTATTCATAAGACTTTACttatgaagttacattaataaaatgaacaattaaaacaatttcattcatcagttctacACAGAGGGGAAGGATCCAGTGTGTCTGCACGCCAAGATAGACCAGACCAATCCTTTGTCTTTATTGTTAAATAGGACACCCCCCTGGTTGCAAAATCCACAGGAAGAAACAATCTCCCACTTTGCACCTGGCTCAGTACACAAATAGCATCCAATACACAGCTGGTAAGACAAGGAGATAACCTCAGTTATCGCCTGCCTGACAAGAACATCTCTGAGGTGCATCccctcctggtgacctgccttaactccaagGCCTTAAGGGAAACATTTTCAATACAGATACGCAGCTCCTTACATAGTATCCATGCAGACATTTCACACTGACTATGATGACCAGTGAGCTACTGGCTCTTGGTACAGACCTCATATACCCACTTCGGTGAACTATTATGTAGAGATCAGCCCCAAGGGATCCCTGTaaaccctctgccagttggcaccaaggggtccctgggtcacataCACCTGGCCCCCAAACCCCCTCTCTGGGCTGGCTCAGCTCCTCTGTCCTATATGGAGGGAACTCAAGCCAAGGCCCTGCTATACAGCTGTCTGCAGTGTGCTGAGAGGGTGAGTGCCAATTTCACAGCAGACTGCTGGGAAccaggcacaaaccccaaactggctgaGAGTTCTAGActcagatttcaccaaccaaacaTCCAGTGTAAACTCCTCCGGCACTGTAACAGCCTAACTGAGTCTCAGACAGGCCCCTGGGGGACTCCAGTCTGTCTCGCCACCCAGCTGAGCCTGCCTGTGTGATAGAAGGTCCTTTACAcccagaatcacagcaatattcagattACTCCCACATCCAAAGatccagtcacttaccccaggtcaactgctccttagatctcacaccaagaCAGCCCTTGTAGCCAATATTATATGACAATTCATTAAAAAGGAAAGCTGTTATTTataaagttaaagcaggtaagcaTGTAAATACAAATAGGTTACAAATCTTAATtttcaaaaggtaacagaagcacctagagcagtgatactcagacctcagtggttcaggagccaaattagaaaacattacccaaaagagccacaggagtGTGAATCCATTGTTTCATTTGCTATAGTGCAATCcctatttaaacagtatgacaggggaaatatttagttatatatataaattattccCAAAGCAAATAAATTAACATAGTGAAAGTTGATAACTTAACCcttaacatagtaaaagcatcctgattggttaataattaagtcacccagtgttttaatatcatgtgctatAAAGACACAGGAGACACATAAAGAGCCATTTGTGAGCTGCAGTCTGAATATCACTGGTCTGTACTAAGCTctgtgtcctttagggctaacctaggctaagcagctggggatctcttgcttatgcctagaaaaccaTGCCCCCCAGCATCCAAGCAGCACCAAGATACAGTCCCTTCTTGTATCCCACCTCCTCCTTTGTGCTCCGAGCTTTTGGGAGTTCGGCACTTCGCACTAGTTAAttcactctcctgtctggtgattttcACAGTCACAGAGGCTCCCAACACAAATGCTCCAATATCACCTTACAATgtgcagtggcatagccaggttctaacaacagggggagcgaacacattaaaaaaaggcgccacctgacatatcaaattactaattacatactcATATtcgttatacatatttattttgtactttaaataaaaacacaagaatgatcCAGTCACAGAAGGGTTTGCACAGCCAGCATTTCACAGGAGAACTTTAGATGATACTTAGATATACTTCAGATTCTAGAAAGTAAACGACAGAATACAGTAGCTTATAATTGTCACAGGTTTAAAAAGAATActggccattttttccagttactaatttcattttaaaatcagtgaaatgcactttatttataatagatcGTAATACTAAAGCCACCAAAAACACATGAAAAGTACAAGTTTTATGAGAATTGGTGAGTGGAGATCTCATGGCTCTTCagggttggacaaagcagtaatttcccttaaagtagctttattttcAGCTTTGccaacaggggctgctaacagggagtttcgcaagggagtgaGAAGGGAGCGGGGTCCCATGCCGGTTCTatctgtttccctttattccccttaaaacctataagccaaactacattcaaaacttcttgctttaaacaaccctttcattaactagaagaaaatgcaggcagaagcccagcagcagagtgggggctatccagtttattgtgctgagtgtagcatgtatgattacctgccctgtgggtgggtggcgtacatgtgcatttggtgcaaggagctcctggctctcagagaccacgtacggactttggagggcagggtggcagaactggaggagctaagagaggcattttgatgaggctttccggaaCACTGTAGAATTGTCACACCTCTAGTCAGACAgtccctgtgctgttgaggaggaagaacggcccagggaagcagagcagtcaacaggagcagagggaaaccttcccatagttgggatcctccttccagatggtgctggggttgcctctcgcactgaggttacctctccgggggaggaaACTCCAGTTGCTAGGGAAAGGCAGGTGTTAGTCatgggagattcaatcattagaaacgtagatagctgggtttgtgatgactgggcgAACCGTGTGGtcacttgcctgcctggtgcgaaggttgtggatctctcgaggcatctagacagacttatgtgtagtgctggggaggagccggtggtcgtggtacatgtaggtaccaatgacatcgggaagggtaggagagatgtcctggaggccaaatttaggctgctagggaagagactgaaatccaggacctctacagtggcattctcagaaatgctcccagttccatgtaCAGAGCCAGGTAGCCAGGCAGAGCTtcggagtctcaatgcgtggatgagacgatggtgtagagggGAGGGGTTtatgttcattaggaactggggaaacttttaggatggggggagcctatacaggagagatgggctccacctaaaccaaagtggaaccagactgctggcactaaacattaaaaaggttgtagagcagtttttaaactaggagatgggggaagctaactgctgcagaggagcatgtggatcggacacagacttctcttaggggagagtctgatgttagggaatctccaggttatagtcaggagcagaggacggaagaggataatgtaagggccggatcagatgataaacagtcacataaaaaagaatctgacacatcggaaaagggcagacaaataaacagggacaagtttttaaagtgcttgtacacaaatgctagaagtctagagtgccttgtgataaaggaggatattgatataataggcatcacagaaacctggtggactgagagcaatcaatgggacacaatcattctggggtacaaaatatatcggaaggacagaacaggtcatgcgggggggggggcgggagtggcagtatatgtgaaagaaaatgtagaatcaaatgaactaaaaatcttaagtgaatccacatgttccatagaatctctatggatagaaatgtcatgctctatttaaaaagggctctaggggctctaacgtcggtactgggcaaattagtccaaacaatagttaagaataaaattatcagacacatagaagaacataaattgttgggcaaaagtcaacatggtttctatgaaaggaaatcatgtcttactaatctattagagttctttgaaggggtcaacaaacatgtggacaagggggatccagtggacatagtgtacttagatttccagaaagcctttgacaaggtccctcaccaaaggctcttacataaattaagttgtcatgagaTAAAAGAGAAGgacctttcatggattgagaactggttaaaagacagggaacaaaggctaggaattaatggtaaattctcagaatggagaagggtaactagtggtgttccctatgggtcagtcctaggaccaatcctattcaatttattcataaatgatctggagaaaggggtaaacagtgaggtggcaaagtttgcagatgatatgaaactgctcaagacagttaagaccaaagcagattgtgaagaacttcaaaaagatctcacaaaactaagtgcttgggcaacaaaatggcaaatgaaatttaatgtggataaatgtaaagtaatgcacattggaaaaaataaccccaactatacataaaacatgatgggggctaatgtagctacgagtcaggaaaaagatcttggagtcatcctggacagttctctgaagatgtccacgcagtgtgcagaggcggtcaaaaaagaaaacaggatgttagaaatcattaaaaaggggatagagaataagactgagaatatattattgcccttatataaatccatggtatgcccacatctcgaatactgtgtacagatgtggtctcctcatctcaaaaaagatatactggcactagaaaaggttcagaaaagggcaactaaaatgattaggggtttggagagggtcccatatgaggagagattaaagaggctaggactcttcagctttgaaaagaggagaccaaggggggatatgatagaggtatataaaatcatgagtgatggggagaaagtggataaggaaaagttatttacttattcccataatacaagaactaggggtcaccaaatgaaattaataggcagcaggtttaaaacaaataaaaggaagttcttcttcacacagcacacagtcaacttgtggaactccttgcctgaggaggttgtgaaggctaggactataacagcatttaaaagagaactggataaattcatggtggttaagtccattaagggctattagccaggataggtaaggaatggtgtccctagcctctgtttgtcagaggatggagatggatggcaggagagagatcacttgatcatcacctgttaggttcactccctctggggcacctggcattggccctgtcagtagacagatactgggctaaatggacctttggtctgacccggtacagccgttcttatgtcttttgtttaaaaaacccaTCTCTATGACACAGGTTGGCAAtctaacatttttgaaacactgagAACTGAAAGTTAGGGTTTTTAACCAATTTaagctgtgtacacacacacacacacacacacacacactaatttgTGCAAGGGTTTGACAAGGCTGAGTTCCAGCACCTGTAAGCTTGGCAATTCATAGCCCTGGTACCTTTGGGCTTGCTGCaccagttatgaaagtaaaaaaattgcttgagccctggcacctttcattatggtaggggcagtgtgctgggagagaagctgagccctgcttaTGGGGTGGGGTTTCTCtgcttaggggtcctataaagggagccagccagtcaggcagcagcatagacagctgcagcagcacagcagccagcaaacagagctgtaaacaggggagtttcactgggagtttgcgggggagacttagagacctaggcagaggaattGATAGcctagtgaagggagggggtggtggtctgtcagtgttctggtgcctgttgggggtttgttttggtttgtgtttcttgtactaacaggttttaggtgggaaggctatgaccgatacagaggcagcagtgaaagacacaatgaggatggctggatgtggaagctgcggcatttacacgatcctggagggggtacctgaaaagagtttcatctgcatgaagtgtcgcctgatagagctgatggaagaaaagatccgaggactggagatgcaggtggaaactctgctcgagtttagaagggggttcgagcagataatggagcaaaaacatgaggaggctgaagggataagctcaacttgcagatggaagcaggaccaaagaactctgaggggagactgctgggtgaggcaagtggatggtggaagcatgtgactaagagaaccaggcagaggcaaagacgggccagtgaaggagaaacagagctcagggacaggtttgcaaagttggaaaatgaagaaggggcacagcaggtggtcgctgaaggtgagagggcaaggaaaaagagaagagcagctagtcctataggatgaggggaagagtcaatggagatgacaccaaacatgagctccaggaggatacgggatgggttgcagaggattgcaagggtgaataggaatcgagaggacttgcagccagtgggggtgcaggggatagactggagaatcacactgtcaccaggaaaaggcaggtctacgtgattggggactccttactgaaaAGAATAGacggcctgtaactagagctgatccggagaacagaagggtgggctgtctgccgggtgctaagatacgggatgtggacctgaggctgaaaaggatcctaacgggagcaggaaagaatccgttgattgtccttcatgtgggaacaaatgatacggacagattctcgctggaatgtatcaagggagactatgccaggttgggaaaggtttcagagtagcagccgtgttagtctgtatccgcaaaaagaacaggagtacttgtggcaccttaaagactaacaaatttattttagcatgagctttcgtgagctgcagctcacttcttcggatgcatagaatggaacacacagacaggagatatttatacatacaaagaacatgaaaaggtgaaagtatgcataccaacagacagagtctaatcaattgagatgagctatcgttagcaggaggaaaaaaaactttttgaagtgatgaTTAAGAtagcccatagaaggtgtgaggagaacttaacatagggaaatagattcaattggtgtaatgacccaaccattcccagtctttgtttaggccacagttaatagtatctagtttgcatattaattcaagttcagcagtttctctttggagtctgtttttgaagtttttttgttgcaaaattgccaccttcaagtctgtcactgagtggttagagaggttgaagtgttctcccactggtttctgaatgttatgattcctgatgtcagatttgtgtccatttattcttttgcgtagagactgtccggtttggccaatgtacatgacagagggaaagacgcttaaggaaatcgcggctcaggtgatcttcagtgggattctgcctgttcctagagaagggcaacaaaggtgtgacaagattatggcgatgaacagatggctcaggcagtggtgctataagcaGGGCTTTGGGATTTATGGCCACTGgcaagcattcatggacagaggactgttctatcgggatggacttcacctgagtaaggagggaaatagacttctaggatggaggttggcacaactgattaagagagctttaaactaggaatttgggggagatggctgggagatgtccaggtaatctccacactggaatttaacattgagagggaagaaaacaaagtaagagaggatacagccgtgggcagaagaatggacataaggaggaagggtagtgtagataccagtctaataggtgatactggtggtagaatgtctgtgcctaaccaggtaaagaatgtcagtgaagccagacagcaagaattaagatgtctgcacactaatgcgaggagcctaggtaacaaaatggaggaactagagttactggtgcaggaagtgaaaccggatattatagggataacagaaacatggtggaacagtagtcatgactggagtacaggtattgaagggtatgtgctgtttaggaaagacagaaataaaggcaaaggtggtagaGTAGCATTgcatatcaatgatgaggttaactgtaaagaaataagtgatggaatggataatacagagtctgtctgggcaaaaaatcacactgggaaagaaagctactagagcctcccctgagatagtgcttggggtgtgctacagaccgccgggatctgatttggatatagACAGAGACCTCTTTgatatttttaatgaagtaaacactaatgggaattgtgtgattatgggagactttaatttcccagatatagactggaggacaagtgctagtaagaataatagggctcagatttttctggatgtgatagctgatggatttcttcaccaagtagttgaagaaccaacaaggggggatgccattttagatttggttttggtgagtagtgaggacctcagaagaaatggttgtaggggataACATTGGTTCGAGTgaccatgagctaattcagttcaaactagatggaaggataaacaaaaatagatctgggactagggtttctGATTTCCAAAGGGCTacctttaaagaattaaggaaattagttagggaagtggattggactgaagaacttggggatctaaaggtggaggcgGCCtgaaattacttcaagtcaaagctgcagaaattatcagaagcctgcatcccaagaaagggggaaaaaatcataggcaggaattgtagaccaagctggatgagcaagcatctcagagaggtgattaagaaaaagcagaaagcctacaaggagtggaagatgggtgggattagcaaggaaagctacattattgaggtcagaacatgtagggatgaagtgagagagGCTAAAagtcatgtagagttggaccttgcaaagggaattaaaaccaatagtaaaaggttctatagccatataaataagaaaacaaagaaagaagaagtgggatcgctaaacactgaggatggaatggaggttaaggataatctaggcatggctaaatatctaaataaatactttgcctcagtctttaataaggctaatgaggagcttagggacaatggtaggatgacaaatgggaatgaggatatggaggtagatattaccacatccgaggtagaagccaaactcgaacagtttaatgggacaaaattagagggcccagataatcttcattcaagaatattaaaggaactagcacatgaaattgcaagcccgttagcaagaatttttaatgaatcagtaaactcaggggttgtaccgtatgactggagaattgctaacatagttcctatttttaagaaaaggaaaaaaagtgatccgagtaactataggacTGTtagacatctgtagtatgtaaggtcttggaaaaaatttggaaggagaaagtagttaagggacattgaggtcaatggtaattgggacaaaatacaacatggtttaacaaaaggtagattgtgccaaaccaacctgatctccttctttgagacagtaacagattatttagacaaaggaaatgcagtagatctaatttacctcgatttcagtaaggcatttgacatggttccacatggagaatttttagttaaattggaaaagatggggattaacatgaaaattgaaaggtggataaggaactgttaaaggggagactacaacgggtcgtactgaaaggtgaactgtcaggctagaaggaggttactagtagagtgcctcagggatcagttttggggccaatcttatttaacctttttattactgacctttgTGTTACAGCCACTCCCCTTGCTCCCCCCAAGCTACACTACTGACAATGTGGGATACAACTGTCAGAAGTGGGATTAATG
The sequence above is a segment of the Mauremys mutica isolate MM-2020 ecotype Southern chromosome 12, ASM2049712v1, whole genome shotgun sequence genome. Coding sequences within it:
- the LOC123344835 gene encoding C-type lectin domain family 2 member D-like, yielding MRKGAEADPPGQLLNSSIDLKGSGERDHPANSSSRKPAVWDRPAALRAIIVVTMVVIIALVAALIVVTSKQPPPCPPAAPWCPEGWIRIQGKCYYFSKAEENWTYSQSFCSSHGASLAGIESPQELGSLLPYEGKLDHWIGLRKDTGQVWKWADGTEFDHWFQIHGGADCAQLDEDFTVVTSSCSTPRKWICSKPDTPGKGEEGAVGGDS